One Ahaetulla prasina isolate Xishuangbanna chromosome 1, ASM2864084v1, whole genome shotgun sequence DNA window includes the following coding sequences:
- the NANP gene encoding N-acylneuraminate-9-phosphatase — translation MNESPSELTDWDLAGAGQSRSYGLHGIKALFFDLDNTLVDTASASRRAIAEVIKILQYKYHYTEREACMVCDKFQDKLFKECFDPSKISITNLRIQHWEGAIQEVKGGTENQKLATECYFLWKTTRLKHLTLTEETRKILRDLKKVVPLLLLTNGDTETQREKIEACACQKFFDAIVVGGEQEEEKPSPSIFLHCCKLLGVQPEDCVMIGDSLDTDIQGGLNAGLKATIWINKTGIVPKETSPIPHYTISSLLDLPGLLVKQHFEMNRMADNVRASLTK, via the exons ATGAACGAATCACCCTCGGAGCTTACAGATTGGGATCTGGCGGGCGCCGGGCAAAGCCGCTCCTATGGGCTGCACGGGATCAAAGCCCTTTTCTTTGACTTGGACAACACCTTGGTCGACACCGCCTCTGCAAGCAGGAGAGCCATTGCAGAG GTAATCAAAATTTTACAATATAAGTATCACTACACTGAAAGAGAAGCTTGCATGGTGTGTGATAAGTTCCAAGACAAGCTGTTCAAGGAATGCTTTGATCCATCTAAAATATCCATTACTAATCTAAGGATCCAGCATTGGGAAGGAGCTATACAAGAAGTAAAGGGAGGAACAGAGAATCAGAAGTTGGCTACAGAATGTTATTTTCTTTGGAAAACCACCCGCCTGAAGCACTTGACTTTGACAGAGGAAACACGCAAGATCCTCAGGGACCTCAAAAAAGTTGTCCCTTTGCTTCTGCTAACAAACGGAGATACTGAGACACAAAGAGAAAAGATTGAAGCTTGTGCCTGTCAGAAATTCTTTGATGCAATTGTTGTAGGAGGAGAGCAGGAAGAAGAGAAACCATCGCCATCCATTTTCCTTCACTGTTGTAAACTTCTGGGAGTCCAGCCGGAGGACTGTGTGATGATTGGAGACTCTTTAGACACAGACATCCAAGGAGGGTTGAATGCAGGTTTAAAGGCAACCATTTGGATAAATAAAACTGGAATAGTTCCCAAGGAAACATCTCCTATTCCTCACTATACTATTTCTTCTCTTCTTGACCTCCCTGGGCTTTTAGtaaaacaacattttgaaatgaaTCGGATGGCAGATAATGTACGTGCCAGTCTCACCAAGTAA
- the RNF212 gene encoding probable E3 SUMO-protein ligase RNF212 isoform X2 — protein MACLIFCNVCFQKPQGAALNFSLTNCGHVICGQCLQKGKKDECMICRVPCRTIVLSKKVNSDIQSLFMGLDGLCRKYSKEITQIAQFQEKHRRRLLTHYREKIAKLEAYLKRASQQIQYIQQLQRRNSSKEVEVPPSVRKTETVAGPTRISLISPPQNGHMGSVTCRSSQLSGMTSFQRNPAGSVRSSPLKMLNNGNPYISSFVSSQNSRNHIPNTFGQKSTQHYQSTSASSLSSGIKHPITLVNLLQRQHLGSTNLPGHSLQK, from the exons ATGGCTTGTCTGATATTCTGCAATGTATGTTTCCAGAAGCCCCAAGGAGCCGCTCTAAATTTCAGCCTGACCAACTGCGGCCATGTTATCTGTGGGCAGTGTCTCCAGAAAG GTAAAAAAGATGAATGTATGATTTGCAGAGTTCCATGTCGTACAATAGTCCTTTCAAAAAAG GTGAATTCAGATATCCAGTCACTCTTTATGGGATTAGATGGATTATGCAGAAAATATTCCAAAGAAATCACACAA ATTGCCCAGTTTCAGGAAAAACACAGAAGACGTCTATTAACACATTACAGAGAAAAG ATTGCAAAACTGGAAGCATATCTTAAGAGAGCATCACAACAAATTCAGTATATACAACAATTGCAACG TCGGAATTCATCAAAGGAGGTAGAAGTGCCACCTTCAGTAAGGAAA ACTGAAACAGTAGCTGGCCCAACAAGAATATCACTGATAAGTCCACCGCAGAATGGACATATGG GTAGTGTTACATGCAGAAGTTCTCAATTATCTGGAATGACATCATTTCAAAGAAACCCAGCAGGATCTGTAAG ATCATCTCCCTTAAAAATGCTCAACAATGGAAATCCTTACATATCGTCATTTGTATCATCACAAAACAGTAGAAATCATATCCCAAATACTTTTGGACAGAAATCTACTCAGCATTATCAGTCCACATCTGCATCTTCGCTCTCATCTGGGATCAAACACCCAATCACTCTCGTTAATCTTTTACAGAGGCAGCATttag GATCTACTAATCTTCCTGGACACTcactacaaaaataa
- the RNF212 gene encoding probable E3 SUMO-protein ligase RNF212 isoform X1 — translation MICRVPCRTIVLSKKVNSDIQSLFMGLDGLCRKYSKEITQIAQFQEKHRRRLLTHYREKIAKLEAYLKRASQQIQYIQQLQRRNSSKEVEVPPSVRKTETVAGPTRISLISPPQNGHMGSVTCRSSQLSGMTSFQRNPAGSVRSSPLKMLNNGNPYISSFVSSQNSRNHIPNTFGQKSTQHYQSTSASSLSSGIKHPITLVNLLQRQHLGSTNLPGHSLQK, via the exons ATGATTTGCAGAGTTCCATGTCGTACAATAGTCCTTTCAAAAAAG GTGAATTCAGATATCCAGTCACTCTTTATGGGATTAGATGGATTATGCAGAAAATATTCCAAAGAAATCACACAA ATTGCCCAGTTTCAGGAAAAACACAGAAGACGTCTATTAACACATTACAGAGAAAAG ATTGCAAAACTGGAAGCATATCTTAAGAGAGCATCACAACAAATTCAGTATATACAACAATTGCAACG TCGGAATTCATCAAAGGAGGTAGAAGTGCCACCTTCAGTAAGGAAA ACTGAAACAGTAGCTGGCCCAACAAGAATATCACTGATAAGTCCACCGCAGAATGGACATATGG GTAGTGTTACATGCAGAAGTTCTCAATTATCTGGAATGACATCATTTCAAAGAAACCCAGCAGGATCTGTAAG ATCATCTCCCTTAAAAATGCTCAACAATGGAAATCCTTACATATCGTCATTTGTATCATCACAAAACAGTAGAAATCATATCCCAAATACTTTTGGACAGAAATCTACTCAGCATTATCAGTCCACATCTGCATCTTCGCTCTCATCTGGGATCAAACACCCAATCACTCTCGTTAATCTTTTACAGAGGCAGCATttag GATCTACTAATCTTCCTGGACACTcactacaaaaataa